From Virgibacillus natechei, the proteins below share one genomic window:
- a CDS encoding retropepsin-like aspartic protease, which translates to MKINMWYGLPFVQIKIEFSGKELFLDNVLLDTGSAGSIFNSDIVRSIGVFPESNDVVKRIRGIGGVEYVYTKHLDKIYFERFNLENFQVEIGNMDYGMDIDGILGFDFISNSNLVIDTRKMMVYGNNGGDPNKK; encoded by the coding sequence ATGAAAATAAACATGTGGTATGGGCTTCCTTTTGTACAAATTAAAATAGAGTTTAGTGGAAAAGAACTATTTTTGGATAATGTTCTTTTGGATACTGGTTCAGCAGGATCAATATTTAATTCTGATATAGTTAGGTCGATTGGAGTCTTTCCGGAAAGCAACGATGTTGTTAAAAGAATAAGAGGAATAGGCGGAGTAGAGTATGTTTATACAAAGCATTTGGATAAGATTTATTTTGAAAGATTTAATTTAGAAAACTTTCAAGTTGAAATTGGAAATATGGACTATGGAATGGATATCGACGGGATCCTGGGGTTTGATTTTATCAGTAATTCAAACTTGGTTATCGATACAAGAAAGATGATGGTTTATGGAAATAACGGAGGTGACCCAAATAAGAAATAA
- a CDS encoding GntR family transcriptional regulator, with amino-acid sequence MQIIISNSSKEPIYEQITNQIKASILTGELQEGASLPSIRQLAKDLKISVITTKRAYEELEKAGFIYSIVGKGSFVAEQNFEVMREKKLKVIEEQLSAVITNSREIGLSLDELQQLLKILYEE; translated from the coding sequence ATGCAAATCATTATTTCCAACAGTTCAAAGGAGCCAATTTATGAACAAATTACGAATCAAATTAAAGCTTCTATTTTAACAGGTGAATTACAGGAGGGGGCGTCTCTACCTTCTATACGTCAACTCGCAAAAGATTTAAAAATTAGTGTGATAACGACGAAGCGTGCCTATGAGGAATTGGAGAAGGCGGGCTTTATCTATTCCATTGTCGGAAAAGGTTCTTTCGTCGCGGAACAAAATTTTGAGGTCATGAGAGAGAAGAAACTGAAGGTCATTGAGGAGCAGCTTAGTGCGGTCATAACGAACAGTAGAGAAATTGGACTGTCACTTGATGAATTACAGCAATTATTGAAGATTTTATACGAGGAGTGA
- a CDS encoding YfzA family protein — protein sequence MSDTKKTPKLARRWIITIGIFLIVQLIFFVVDGTFLEPNINDSGNLGARLGRWILDSRLFTEWITPYAYPFFNLCVTIHVIAILIQAVQDIFFRMFSKK from the coding sequence ATGTCAGACACTAAAAAAACACCTAAGCTAGCAAGACGCTGGATCATCACTATTGGTATATTTCTTATCGTCCAATTAATCTTTTTCGTCGTTGATGGCACTTTTCTGGAGCCAAACATTAACGATAGCGGCAACTTAGGCGCCAGGCTGGGAAGATGGATTTTGGACTCTAGGCTCTTTACAGAATGGATTACCCCTTACGCTTATCCATTTTTTAATTTGTGCGTGACAATTCACGTCATTGCTATACTAATTCAAGCCGTACAGGACATTTTTTTTAGAATGTTTTCTAAAAAATAG
- a CDS encoding ABC-2 transporter permease yields MFNLIRRDVILQKWLLLTFIPVIVFFVIMDSHPVLTFLVASVFIPFNAFAYDEKAETNILLNSLPYTRKEIIASRYFGAIVYMILAIGVTSLALFVSSTPFAIQDIAIAIGLFLLFASFTFPLFYIFKPGYIFYVVLISFLLLAGIGPPIVLFLAENLTAITDFIYSLSIPVIYTGAAVIVIFFYAVSWGVTTIIYQRKAF; encoded by the coding sequence ATGTTTAATTTGATCCGACGTGATGTCATATTACAGAAATGGCTACTTTTAACCTTTATTCCTGTTATCGTATTCTTTGTTATTATGGACTCCCATCCGGTTTTGACTTTTCTCGTTGCCAGTGTTTTTATTCCGTTTAATGCATTTGCTTACGATGAAAAAGCAGAGACGAATATTTTGTTAAATTCCTTACCTTATACACGGAAGGAAATTATCGCATCACGCTACTTTGGTGCTATTGTTTATATGATTTTAGCTATTGGGGTGACAAGTCTGGCATTATTTGTTTCGAGTACACCTTTTGCGATTCAAGATATTGCCATTGCTATTGGTTTATTCCTGCTGTTTGCTTCATTCACCTTTCCGCTGTTTTATATATTTAAGCCAGGCTATATTTTTTATGTTGTTCTCATTAGTTTTCTTCTATTAGCAGGCATAGGACCACCTATTGTGCTGTTTTTGGCAGAGAATTTAACAGCAATTACTGATTTTATTTACAGTTTATCCATCCCGGTTATATATACGGGAGCAGCGGTGATTGTTATATTCTTCTATGCTGTTTCCTGGGGAGTTACCACGATCATTTATCAGCGAAAAGCGTTCTAA
- a CDS encoding dicarboxylate/amino acid:cation symporter, with amino-acid sequence MRRIWRGYINASLILKITIALILGVIVGLIFGQDAAVLAPFGDLLLRLLTFLIIPLILFTLIVGVNQTNISNLGRMGGKVFLYYLLTSALAITVGLAVASIFSPGTGMTLDTNQEFDVPDNPGIISVLLNIVPENIVTAFSELNLLGIIFTALAFGIAIAALRSSKEHNEIGEHVYKVIYGLNEATLNIMKVILQYVPIGIFAIIAETVGNQGMDTLLSLGSMVGVLYIALIVQVGFYIIFMLFSKVPLKTFFTHARTPMITAFVTQSSSGTLPLTLNAARNMGLSKSLYGFSLPLGATVNMDGAAMRIAVSAVFAANIIGDPLTFAEMLQVVLVGTLASIGTAGVPGAGIVMIATVFVQLGLPMEAVALLTAVDALIGMGCTALNITGDLTGTSIIDKSERKKEQRSVN; translated from the coding sequence ATGAGGAGAATCTGGAGAGGCTACATCAATGCTTCACTTATTTTGAAAATTACGATTGCTTTAATTCTAGGCGTTATTGTCGGGCTTATCTTTGGTCAAGATGCAGCAGTTTTAGCACCATTTGGTGATCTTTTACTTCGTTTGCTTACATTTCTTATTATTCCGCTTATTTTATTCACGTTAATCGTCGGGGTAAACCAAACGAATATCAGTAACCTGGGTCGCATGGGTGGAAAAGTATTTCTCTATTACCTGCTAACTTCAGCTTTAGCTATTACCGTCGGATTAGCTGTTGCTAGTATCTTTTCCCCGGGAACTGGGATGACACTTGATACAAATCAGGAATTCGATGTACCGGATAACCCTGGTATTATTAGCGTTCTGTTGAATATTGTTCCTGAAAATATTGTGACTGCCTTCAGCGAACTAAATCTGCTCGGGATCATTTTCACTGCACTTGCTTTCGGGATTGCAATAGCTGCTTTGAGGTCTTCGAAAGAACATAACGAGATCGGCGAACATGTCTATAAAGTCATTTATGGACTAAATGAAGCGACTTTAAACATCATGAAGGTCATCCTACAATATGTTCCAATTGGGATTTTTGCCATCATCGCAGAAACAGTCGGTAATCAAGGTATGGATACCTTATTATCACTGGGGAGTATGGTTGGTGTCCTCTATATTGCATTAATTGTACAGGTCGGCTTTTATATTATTTTTATGCTATTTTCTAAAGTACCACTGAAAACGTTTTTCACTCATGCACGCACACCGATGATCACCGCTTTCGTTACCCAAAGCAGTTCGGGGACATTGCCCCTGACATTGAATGCGGCAAGAAACATGGGTTTGTCAAAAAGTCTCTATGGATTCAGTCTGCCGCTGGGTGCAACGGTAAACATGGATGGAGCAGCGATGCGTATTGCCGTATCGGCCGTATTTGCTGCCAACATTATTGGGGATCCATTGACTTTTGCGGAGATGCTACAAGTCGTATTGGTCGGAACATTGGCTTCTATTGGAACAGCTGGCGTCCCGGGAGCAGGCATCGTTATGATTGCCACCGTATTCGTCCAGCTAGGCCTGCCAATGGAAGCAGTCGCCTTACTCACCGCAGTCGATGCACTGATTGGAATGGGTTGCACAGCCCTGAATATTACCGGCGACCTTACTGGTACATCGATTATTGATAAATCGGAAAGGAAGAAGGAGCAGCGAAGTGTGAATTGA
- a CDS encoding ABC transporter ATP-binding protein: MDNVVELNNVTKNFKGFSVKNIDLQLKKGFVTGFIGANGAGKSTTIKMMMNLLRPDSGEVKLFGLDYKTHEKEIKERIGFVYDGNVFFEGLNLKDIKRIVGPAYKHWDDGLFYHYVEQFDLPLNKAMKTLSKGMQMKASLAIALSHHAELIIMDEPTAGLDPIFRRELLDLLQELMIDGNRTIFFSTHITTDLNRIADYIAFINRGKLIFNQSIHDVAENYALVKGGMDLLDRDTEKDFLHVHRAPTGFEALTDNIQSVKSTFGDSIVIEQASLEDIMYYLKGDIHHV; this comes from the coding sequence ATGGACAATGTGGTTGAATTAAACAACGTAACGAAAAATTTCAAAGGGTTTTCCGTTAAAAATATTGATTTACAACTGAAGAAAGGTTTCGTAACGGGATTCATTGGAGCAAACGGTGCTGGCAAGTCGACAACAATAAAAATGATGATGAATCTATTAAGGCCGGATTCCGGGGAAGTTAAGCTTTTCGGATTGGACTACAAGACCCATGAGAAGGAAATCAAGGAGCGTATTGGGTTTGTATACGATGGCAATGTATTTTTTGAAGGGCTGAACTTAAAAGATATAAAACGCATTGTTGGACCAGCATACAAACACTGGGATGATGGATTATTTTATCACTATGTGGAGCAATTCGATTTACCGCTAAATAAGGCGATGAAGACTTTGTCAAAAGGGATGCAAATGAAGGCATCATTGGCGATCGCCCTGTCCCATCATGCAGAGCTGATCATTATGGATGAGCCGACAGCAGGCTTAGACCCTATTTTTAGACGAGAGCTGTTGGATCTCCTGCAGGAATTAATGATTGATGGGAATCGTACCATTTTCTTCTCTACGCATATTACAACAGATTTAAATCGTATCGCAGATTATATTGCTTTTATAAATAGAGGGAAATTAATATTTAATCAGTCCATTCACGACGTAGCTGAAAACTATGCGCTCGTTAAAGGAGGCATGGATCTCTTGGATAGAGACACGGAAAAGGACTTTCTCCATGTTCATCGTGCACCAACAGGCTTTGAAGCATTAACGGATAATATTCAATCAGTCAAAAGTACATTTGGAGATTCGATTGTGATTGAACAAGCATCATTGGAAGATATTATGTATTACTTGAAAGGGGACATACACCATGTTTAA